The stretch of DNA AGGGTTTCTGCTATCCCTTCTGTACTTGCTTCCTCACGTCTGTGGGTAgcttttctattctctttctctctccttgaatAGAAGCTTTGATCTTTTTcgcccttttctctcctctagaTGCCCGTGAGGTAACGTATTTTGCTCGGAGCCCTTAGCTGCTTCCCACTCACTTTCACGTGTCAGATCTTCATAATCACTCAGGACGCAGCATTTCCTAATTTCTCCCGTGGCTTCTATTTTGAGTGAGTGGTTACTTAGGAACGCTCTGCACGGTTACGAAGCAGATGGGGAATTTCTAGTTCGCTTTTGAGTGATGATGCCTAGCGTGTGCCCGTGACTGAGAAGGACCTCTGAAGGGGTGCCTGCTGCGTCACGGCATGAGCTCAGTGCTGGAGACGTCACACACAACCTCGTCAGAAACGCGAGTTTGGTCACGGCGGCTCTGCCACCACCCACGGGGATCGCTCCTTGTCCATGCGTGGCGTTGTTCAGACCTACTACGGCAGAGTTTGGCCAGCAAGAGCGCGGGGACAAATGCAGTCCACCAACTGTGTCTGCCGTGAAGCTGTGCTGAGTGCGGGGACGAGCCTGTGTTTACTCACCCTCCGTGGCTGCTTCTGCTCCCACAAAGGCAGCTCTGGTGGTTGCAGAGAGACCAGATGGCCTACAACGCTGACCACCTGCCTCTTCCCAGAAGTCTGTCGACCCCTGACCTGGAGTTGTAGTCAGTCTCATCTGCTTGACCCGTCTTCTGGAAGCTATGGAAAGGGGTGTGTCTGGAACCCCTCCACGACCGTGGATTGCCTGCGGTTCCTAGGTTCCACTGGgttttccctgtgtgtgtttcgTCCTGAGTTAGTGGGCGCCTATGGGTTTCGATGGTGGTATCTTCCCGGTGAAGTTCTCCCCTTCTACCTCTACAAGATGTTATTCTTCACACACGCAGTGCTCTGACCTTAATGTTCACACTGCCTCAGTGTGTACATAAGAGCATCTCTTGGGCAGTATTTAAATTGTATACcatttgctgtattttattttcaagctTTTTATGTTCTTAGtttaaagcaggggtccccagacCCCGGGCCACAGCCTGTTAGGAACAGGGCGGCACTaccacctgagctccgcctcctgtctccctcGCCCCTCGCCCCAGGTCTGTGGGAAACTTGTCTTCCACGagaccagtccctggtgccacaAAGGCTGGGGACTGCTGATTTAAAGCATTCCTCTAGGAAATAGaatatattgttttttctttgctcCAAAAGTGTTTCGTTTCCCACTGTAGGAATTCCGATATCAATGTAACTAACGATGTTAGTTTTAACTTTGCCAGTTAACATTTTACTTGGAGATGGCTGTGCATTCGAACGCCACTGCAGGAAACCCAGGAGGACCCTGTGTAGCCCTTTCTCGGTCACTTCCAATGGTGATGTGTAACACCTTAGCAAAGTACCATGACTGACGGGGGTCTCACCAGGCAGAACATGAGAACAAAGAACAGTCTCACCACCAGAACCATCCCGCCTACAGCTGCACTCGCCTCTTTTACACCTAAATCCCCTGACCTTGACCTCACAAAAATAAGTTGGTTTCCATTTCTATGAGTTTCTCATTTCTAGAACATAACATAAAAGGAGCTCCCAGCATGCCCCCTTTGGAGGTTTGCCCACTAAGCCAAATCCCTGGACATGCGCTCGAGGGAGGCGTGTACAAACCCTCTGCTCCCTGGTGCTGATGAGTGACACCCACGGTGCAGATGCATCCTGGCTTGTTCTCCCTTTACCCACTGAAGGGCATCTGGGATGCTCCAGGTTTGCAGTATTACCAAACAGTCTGTACATACATGTCCATGTTGTTGTGTGagcttaagtttttcttttttttaaatgattttatttattcatttttagagaggggaagggaagaagaaagagagggagagaaacatcagtgtgtggttgtctctcgagcaccccctactggggacctggcccgcaacccaggcatgtgccctggctgggaatcgaactggcgaccctttggtttgtaggatggcactcgatccactgagccgccccggccagggcagggcttAAGTTTTAATTGCTCGGGGCAAACACCCAGAGGTGCAGTTTTGGGGAATATGGTAGTTGCATGTTTAGTTTCTAAAGAAACAGTCACTGTGTTCTCCACAAGGTTGCACCATTGTCCCTTGTCATGACGATGACGAGCAATCTGGTGTCTCTGCATCCTGGCCAGCATTAGGTGTGGCCGTTCTGTTTCACATGGCCACTCTCACCAGGGATAACAAACTGTGGTTTTACCTGGATTGCCCTGGTGGCTGCAGAGCCCACTTCGGCTCACCAGCCGATCACGTCCATGCCCATCTGCTAAGACTGGCTGCGTCGCTGCTGCTGTCTGCTGAGCGCTCCATCTGCGCTCAGCCTCCGCCCGCCGGTGGGTGTGCAGTTTGCACGGACTTCCTCTCAGTGTGGGGTCCTCGGAACAGGGTCTTTCAGATGGAAGAGCCTCTGGGACGGGTGGAGCTCTAAAGGCACCACCCTTCTTTCCACTGGCCGTGCTGAGACACTAAGTCAAAGAGTTCTGCCTCGCCTCAGATGGCGACCACTTCCTCCTCGGTGTTTCCTTTTTCTGTCAGCTTCAGACTCTGACCTTGCACGCCGCGGTCCGTGGCCTGTGTGATTGGATCCTGTGTGAGGCCAGAGGTGTGGGTCAAGGCCCACTTTGCCTGGGGGGGTGAGGAAGCTGTTCCTGGTCCCCTGGTTTCGCACCTTTGTTAAAAGTCACGTGGGCATGTCTGTGTGGGGCTGTTTCTGGGCCCCTGTTCCGCCCCACAGACGGCATGTCTGTCCACCTGCTGAGGCCCCACAGATTCCACATGCAGTGGATGCTTAGTCTCGACATTCAAAATTTTTCCATAGAGGTTTTTTGCTTGCTACCCTTAACAGCCACGGGAATTTGCTAAGACCCTGAAGGGGGAGAGCCGAGCGCTCCAGCACTCTCGGGTCTCTCAGAGCTCCCGAAAACTCTTCGTCCCGGTGTCCATCGGGGCCACTCTGGAAGATGGCGCTTCGAAGGCTCTGTGGTGCGTGGTATTGAACCCAGGTGGTCTGGCTTCCACCACAGTGGGAGGAGCTGAGAAAGAGGTTTCAGGGAGGTGGGGGATCACAGGGCCAGCCCAGCGCCAGGCCCACTTGGAGCGGGGGCAGGGTGGAAGAGCCACACTTTGCAGGAAAACATCAAAGCCACACACCTCCGTCCTTCGGTGCTGGCCAGCGCAGAGCACACCCTTGCAGCTCTCGCTCGCGTGTACCCTCAGAGCACCTGCGGCCTGCGTACCTGCTGGGGTCTGGCCTGCTCTCAGGGGAACAGCCCTGCCATGGAGGTGGTGGGACGGACTGAGCAGGGTAAGGTGAGGACAGCCTGGGGCCTCCTGGTGTCCGCAGTTGCCGAAGACACGACTGTGTCATGCCACCAGAACCTTCGCAAGACACGGTTTCTGCTTCACCTGTGCTGGCCATGCTCACACAAGCTGTCCCTGGGCCACTCGAATCCAGAGCCCTGTGGGGCTGAGCCGCTGAGGACGTCACTCCCAGCCTTCCTCAGGTGCGGCAGTCCCAGCATGGTGACACATGGCACGGTGTGGCCGGCTGGCCTTCCGTGAGCTTTGATGGCCAAGGGCCACTTCAGAGAGGCTGCCACTTCTAAGGGGCCACCACCAGAAGACACAGTGCTAGCCaccagaggagagaaagaggcccCTGCTGGGCTCCTTTGTTTTGGAGATGATGGTTTCCAAGACTGACCGGTAGGGTcccttgttttttctcttccttccctttaaaTTCCAGTGTTGTAGTTAAAATTCACCCGTAAAGAATGGGCCCTGGAAACCTCAGGCCCCATGCTCAACCTTGAAAAAGGCAGAACCTTAGGCCCTTGCCTGTGAGCCCCCTCTCGAGCTGTGGCCTCGACCTCCCAGGGTACCCCCAGACCTGCCCTGCAAGTCCCAGGACTGGTCTGGCCACACACTGGACGCTGTCAAGGCCAAGACCTGCACAGAAACAGGTACCCCTGTGGGGGCACGGCAGACGCCCTCAGAGCCTGTCTGTCCCAAGTCGGCAGACGCCCCCAGGAGGACGATTACTACAGAGAGAGGAGGCATGGAAGGGCTGTTCTGCAGGGGCTGTGACACAGACTGGCACGTGGAGggacaaagaactcacacacactGGGGACAAAGGGCTGTAAGACGGCCTGAGCCAGCCCAGACCAGGCCCCCTGCCGGGTTAACAAAACACTGGCCTCTGGCTGTGCAGTTCcccaggctggggccctgggggagggactCCTTCCTCAGAGTACAGGTGTCACCAAATAAGAGCCAAAAGCATCTTGGAAGGTGGGGCTGGGCGCTGAAGCCACAAATGGCCTACCAGTGTGGGGGGCACTGTGCCAAGGAGTCCTGCTGTGTCCAATTCTTGGCCCTCTTTAGCTAGAAGCCCCTCCAGAGGCCACACTCAAGGGGCCATGAGGAACCGCCCAGCCGCACTGGAGCGTCTTCACACAGGCCCGGGGACTACCCGGGAGGAAGGCCTTGAGGTTCGGCCTGGCTTCCAGCCCCGGGACACTGCGGAGCTGTGTCCGCCGCCAGCACGCTTCACAGAGCGCGAGGCTCCGCAGCGTGGCTCACAGTGCTCTTTCCTGGGTGGAGCCTGGAGCCTGGTAACATGCTCTCCGTGTGGGGACAGAGCAGGCCAGGGCCACGGGCCACATGCAGAGAGAAGACAGGCTGTCTCTGTCCCCTGCGAGTGCTCGGGGAGGCGGCTGACGCgcacacagaaacaaagacaagCAGGCACTTACGGATGGACAGCGTCAGGCAGCGCCTGGTTTCGTAGGGGCACGTCCTGATTTGCGAGCACTCAAAGGTGTTTGTGACCACGCAGTCGTAGCACTTCAAACTATAGGTCCCTGAGAGGAAGGAGAGCGCAGCTGAGCTCCGTGCTCAGGCACTGCCCGCCCTGACACaagccctcccctgtcccctgcctTCCCTGGCCTCTGAGGACAGCCCTCGGTGGTCTCCAAGTCTGGGCAGGACTAGCCCGTGCCGAGGCCAAGCACACCAGGAGCTGTGCCTGTTCCCAGAGGCAGGCTCTAAGGCACACCTACGGTGGCCGGGGTGGGTGCCCTGGGCTCTGCGGCTTCAGAGGGCCTGTCCAGGGCGCCCTCCGGGACCTGCCTGGACTCAGCCACTCCCGCCTGCATGCAGCTAGAGACACCTGGCAGGCCTCCTGGTCAGCTGCTTTGGGGAGAGGGGGACACCTCCCCAACGCTCCCCTAGCTAAGGACACTCTGTACACCCCCATGTGCCCACCGGCTGCTCCGGCCAGGGGGCGCTCAGCTGCCAGGATGATGGAAATTCCACCCCAGCCCTTCTCACGACAGGAACTAGGTAACTCGGGGGTGCTCTCGCCCCTccagacagggacagggacaataCTTACACGCCCGCACAGACAGCCCCGTGTCCCCAGCTCCGGCAGCTGTGTCAGTGTCCACCAGCGTCAGCACCGTGGCTAGCAGCACGGCCCCGAGGAGCATCATCTTGTGCGGGAGCCTGAGCCTCTACCGAGGAGACCCGGGAGCGCATCAGCAGGAGCAGGGCTCCCGGGGCAGCGCCCCGCAGCGCTGAGGCCGCGCGGTGCATCCCGGGCCGggccggggaggggcgggggcggggctagGCCTGCTAGGCCGCGGTGCCCTCGGGGCCTGGGCCCCTCCAAGGGCGCTGgaccggccccgccccgccccgccccgccccgccccgccccgccccgccccgccccgccccgcccggcccTGCCCTGGTCGGAGGGCCGCCGCTGCCCAGGTCCCGCACAACTGACCCGAGGCTGCGGTCCAAGCCCGCGGGCCGCGTGCCCCACAATGCACCCACACCTTCTGGAATCTTCCACCTCCCCCTCGAGCTCCACGACCACCTGGAAgtttccctccacccagcccccgccccccttctGAGGCTCCCAGACCTCTGGAACGTTCCGTGCCAGCCGAGCGCTCGGAGAGAAGCCCCCAGAAGCTTCCAACGAACGTTCGCAAGCCTGCGCGAAGCACGACGGGAGCAGCTGGGCCCGGGCCCTCGGATCCCACAAGTCCCCGCGCTCTTCGGCCGAACCGCCGGCTGCGAAGGTTCCAGAAGGTGTGCGCGCATCGCAGGGTGGACAGCCCCGCGGGCTTGGACTGCAGCCTCGGGTCAGTTGTGCGGGACCTGGGCCGTGGCCCTCcacgccccccccgccccccagggcctCTCCGCCCTCGCGCCCCCTCCACTCCCGTGGGTTCAGGGCTCCCAGACTTATCCCCGTGCCTCGTGGATCCCCGGCGCCTGTACAATAAACCACCTGAGCAGAGCGTCCTCGGAGTGCGGTGGGGCCGGGCTAGAATCCACGGAGCACGTTTGTAATCTCTGgggttttatttgaatttttttctaacaGTTAAGTTGGAAGGTCACCCACCACCTACAGGCCACTATTAGCAAAGTATTTCCTGCCTACTCACCCATCTGTTCCTCCCTTTGCCTCATTGTTTGATTCCTCTCAAAAACCACTACACTTCCTCCCGCAGACACTGCCTGGTGTGCGTCGCGCTTCACTACTCCTGTGAAGATCCCTTTACTTACCCAAGCTCACCAAAGTCTTGTTTCCTGCAGGAAGTTTTATGGCTTTGTAATTAAGCCCTATAGCTTAGATTAGATCTGTGATCCATTTCACACTGATATTTACATACGATAGGAGGTAAGTGGAAAGTCAagtgtttgtttttgccttttaaaacttttttttgcatattttgcaTAGTTTGCATGTGGTTGCTCATTGTCATAGCTGCCCAGTGACCACCGTGGGGATGGGCAAGACTTCAGTTGCAAATACACAGGCCCTTTGACTACCGCGTCGTTCACTGTCGGGAAACTGCCCCGCAGTGCCCTGCACGTGTGAGAGCGTTAGGGGCCATTTCAGCTTTACTCACgaaatgaaaacaatgtaaaCTACTCAACTGTTCTCTAAAGGAGGCTCTGTGTGTGCACTGAGTTGCACCCCGGTCACGGATGCTACCCAGctgaaaagcagcagcagccacagcagggcCGCCTGCAGGGGACCGCAGAGCAGAGAAAGCCGCTGGAGAGCTGGCCTGGGCCTGCCccttttgggccctggctggagaACCAGTGCACTTGCAGACAGGCTCCTGAGAGGAGGACCAGGAGGAAAGAAGGGTTGGGGGGGGGATCAGGGGATGGGGGACTTGTTGTCCTGCACCAGGGACCTAGACTCAGTGCTGGGACCTCACAACatatgtgtgggggtggggggcagcatcTGCCTGGTGGGTGGAATGTCAGAGTGAGGAGCATTCCAGAGGGAGCCTAGGGACCGACCACCCCAGGAAGGGGGCAATGTCGGGGAGCCCATGGGCCGTGGGGCCGGCGGGCCACCTGGGCAGAGAGCTGGGTGCAGGGACCCTGGGCCATCCTGTGcactcaggcagggtgccctgggcgaTGGGTGCAGAGGGAGCGAAGGTGGAGGGGGAAGGTATAGGCTGTGTGGTAAAAGGGGCCCGTGGGGATTCTGAGAGAGCAGGAcctcagggcaggggtggggagcctggTGCAGCCTtcagggaggggtggcagggacaTCTGCCAAGAAGGTGTGCTTGGGAAGGTGTGGGTGAGTGAATGCACAGAGTGGGGGGGGTCCTTGGGGATGGAGGGACCTTGGTAGTGGTGACAAGCCACTCACCACCAACAGGGCACACCTGGCTTGGGCCCAagagggaggagcaggcaggggTCCCAGCACTAGTGGTAGCAGGCTCTGCCTGTGATGGACAGGTACCTGAGCTGACCAAGTggccctgcccctcacctccAGGGCCGGGAACTGGTGGAAATGTTGGTCTTCCTTGCTCTTCTCCTGGTCATGGGCCTGCTGCGGGTGGAGACGAACCTCACAGTGACTGGGAGACAGCGTGAGTCCTGCCCTAACACAGTGCCAGCAAGAGTCAGGATGCAGGGCCTGGGGGACTGGAATGGGAGAAGGTCCTGTGGGCCAGGACGGTGGGCAGGACGGGCACATGGGAGCAGACGCCAACGCCTTGGGTTCTCTGTTCCCAGAGCCACAGAATGCGAGGCACCAGGGTGCGCCTGCGCTCGCCTGAGAACGGTGGTGGTGTGTGGTGTCCCTGGGGCATATCTGGGTGCGGGGGTGTGAGGGGAGCACGGGACAGAAGACCAAGAACTCGGGTgggtgggctgtgggctgtggaaAGACGGGAcccactggaggagggagggcgCGTGGCGGGCATCCCTGTGACAGTCTGGACCACGGTCTCATTCCACTTTCCTGTGTATTCCTCCTTTCAGGGGAGATGAACTGTCACGTTTGTGAGAAAGAGAATGACTTCGGGTGTTTAAATCCAAGAAACTGTCCTGCAAATACTGAATTTTGTTCCACTGCAGCCGTGAGTAAGTGTCTCAGGCACCCTGGGTTGCAGAGGCGGGTCCATGGAACACCCTCGGGAGGGAAGGGCTGCCTCACGTTCCTCAGTGGAGAGTAAGTGACATGAAAGGGACCTTTCGTTTGAATTTGAAGAAGCAATTCCTGAGAAGCCAGGAGAGGGGAGCCAGCTTGTGCAGGACAGGGAAGCCTTAGGGGCACATATCACCGGTCGGTCGGGATGGCATATGAGAAGGAGCGGAGAGGTTCTGTTCATTCCTCATTAAATGACAAGTCTCAGTGACGTCACCGTCCCACTGAGAACAGCTTTTACGGGAGACGGACACAATTAGGGGCCTGGGTGTACGATGTGTTCTGAGAGGCCCAGCAttgcccctccagcccctcaccGTGGTCTTGCCTGGGTTGGAGAATTCGGGTGCAGTTTTTGAGCTGCTTGGGGCAGGACAGGGGAGTTTTCATGTCCCTGGAAACGTTGGGGGTAAGCACCACGGGAGCCTCACGTGGAATTTATAACTTAACGTGCAGAGATGATTTGCACAGTGAAACAGATGAGCTGACACTACAGACGGACCAGCAGGCCAGCGCTGAGCAGTGCCCACGGCAGGCGCTTTGTCCCAGCACTCACAGGCAGGCCCTGTGCGCAGCAGGTTGGCCAGGAGTCCCTGGCTCCCATGTGTCTGCCCGTGGTCACAGAGGCCTGAGTGACCCTGCCCTGTGTTTGAGAAGCTGAGGTCCAAGCTGCCTGTCCTTTCCCAAATGGAGCCCCCAGACCAGGTTCCCCATGCACACGGacaggccaggcctggggtgtCTGGTGCCACACTGTACATgccccagagcccccagaagCAGCTGAGAACAAAATGTCTGTGTCTTTTCCTGCCTGGTGATGGCTCCAGCCTGTCCTGGGGTGCCCTGTATCGCTGGCTtctgggcaggggaggagggcacCAGAAGGGCCAGGGCTGAGCAGGTACAGGCAGAAACGGCGCCGGTGTCACTGCTCTCACTTTACATGGTTCCTTTCTCTGTGCTTATTTCCCGTCAGGGTTGTTTCCACgtttcttctttgtttcaaaGCAGTGTGCAAAGTACTGCCCCGTTTTTGCATCATCAGCAGCCGCAGCCGAGTCCTTCGTCCTAGAAAAGCCTACGCCCTTCATCTACGTGCGCTGCTGTAGGGGGCCTTTGTGCAACACCGAATCTCCAAATGTCACGGAGTATAGAGAGGCTGGACGAGCCCACGAGGTGCAGAGCGGCAGTGCTGGGCTGGCACTGTTCCTGGCGCTCAGCTCTGTGTCCCTGGGCCTCAGGCTGTCCTGAGCCTCTGGGGCGGGGCCTCTGGCGCTGCACAGATGAAGCAGACTGCCACAGGCCAGGGGGAGGCTGTCCCATTAAACGTGTTTTCCCTTGACTGACTTGTGGTCTGACTTCTGAGGGCCCTGGAATTAGAGGCAGGACAGACCTGGGGCTGTGGCGGCAGCTGGCGTCCAGAGCCAGTCCATACCCTCCTGGCGGCGAGGTTGTGTACTGGTGTCTCTCTGAAAGCAGGCCTTGTGACTGCTTATGGCTGTCAGTCAggctctcctcttccccttccaggGCTACGGTaaaggggggaggggctgagtacCACTCCTGAAGAGCAGCTTTGTGGGCTCCGGACCTTTGGGGGACACAGGGTCAGTGGAGGAGGCAGCATGACTTTGGTGTGAAGGACTCCTGAGCATGTTCTGAACATTAGCTTGTTCTGATGAGGGAGGCCCTGTGGCTGCTCTTCTCGCACCCTCCCTACCAGATTCCAGGAGATGGAAGAGAAGAGATTCTATGTAATGAACCTGGACTTCGACCACTGATGGCAGTCTGTACAGACTCACAGATGCCCGGTCGGGCCTGTGTCCTACACCCGAAcctcagccagggccacagcGGGGGGTTCGCACTGTGGGGGCCTGGGACACTCCTGGAACTAGGGTGTGGGTGGCCCCTCTCCTCTCTAACACCCTCTCGGCCCCGGTCGTGCACGGAGGAGGGTCCGGGGCAGAGCTTTGCCGACCTGCGTCCAGCAGGCAACACCTGGCCGAGGGGCTGCCACCCTCCTGCTGGAGCCAGCAGCGGCAGCTCGGCCTTTCCACCCTTGCGAAGCTGCGAGGCCCGGTGTCCCCTGGGGCCAAGCGGGCCCCGCGGAAGGGTGTCTCGGGCCAGGGTCTCCGAGGGAGACGATGGACGTGGTCGCGACGCTGAAAACCGAAGCCAACAGGCACCGGGTGAAGAAGCAGCTCTAGCTCGAGCGGAGAACTCCCCGCGGGCCGGAAGCCGAGCCTAGTAAACAGCGAGCGCACCGGAAACAGCCCACGGCCGCGCCCGCGCCCTCTGGCGCCCCTAGCGGCGGCCCCGGTTGGGCCGCTCTGGGGCGCGGAGCCCGGCAGGGGCCCGAGGCCGGTGGCGGGGCGGCGAGGCCGGCCGCAGTAGACACAGAGGGTCTGGAGCAGCTTCCAAAACAGGCGTGGAAATGACAGTGGCTCCAGAGCGCGAATGGGGAGCCCGCTCACGGGAACGCCCTTCTCAGACCCCGACAGGCAGGGCGGCGCCGGGCAAGTGCGAAACCGCCCTCCCGGGACCGTTGCTCAGAGCCGCCCCGGGGTGCCCCGTCGTCCCTGTGAAGTTCCCCCGGTTTGTCGCATGCTTGTCCCGGCTTACGATTCTCAGCTATTCCCAAAGAAGCCCATTGTGCTGGTGAAAtcgctgtttgctttgttttcgtTGTTAGGAGAACACAAAGATGATGCCGGCACACGTGACCGAGACCTTTTCAAAGAGCAAAGGGAACCCCACGGGCTAGCTACTTCCAGACGCGCCTGCACCTGGGAACCTAGCCTCGTGGTGGGACAGTTTGTGTGACGTTCCCGAAGTGAGGCGGGCTTCCTCAGACCACCCAGAGGGCTgcggccggggccggggccggggccggggggCCGGGCGTGTGCGCGGCCGCGGCGGACGGAGGGTGCGCGCGCACGGCGTGCAGGGCTCTGCTCCTCCGCCCGGCGCGGTCAGACCTGCGCCGCCTACGCCTCACAGGTGGGGGAACCAGCACTCGGCTGGGCGCAGACTTCAAACTTGCCCCAAGGgtagctgcccccccccccgattCTGTGGGTCACTTTGTAGACAAGAAATGGAAGGCACCGTCCCATGGGGTCAGGGGCCTTCCCGCGCTGGGAAGGCCCCCCACTTGGCAGGTCTGTGGGGAGCGTGTGCAGGGTGTCCCGCCAGGCGGAGCGGCACGCAGCACCGGCGACGGGAACGGGAAGTCCTGGCCCGGTCATTGCGGCCCCCCCAGTTCTGGTCGCCCTAACAGGGCCAGTACACACGTCGAGCTTAAGAGACATGTTTGTGTTTTAAGCAAAAGAACCATTTCCTATGAAATGCTCAGATAACCCAAACAATCACTCAGGCCTGTGTGGACCTGGGCGGTGGGAAGCGGGTGACATCCATGATTCACACCCTGCTTTGCAGACTTTGCTCGGGACCACAGGCcacccggggtgggggagcagccACTCGCCACGCGTCCCACGTGGCTGTTGGGGGCTGGAAAGGTGGCTAGTGCTccagaggaactgaattttagatgttatttaatttcattgtacTTTAAATGGTGACCCTGGGCTCCGGGTGACGTCGGAACACAACTCTAAGAGACCCGAAATGCCCGTGTCTTGCTGTTCCTTGCGTTGTTAACATTTAAGCAGGAAAAGAAGACATCCCTGACCTCCGGATGGTCCACCCAGCTGGTGCCTGCGCTGCGGTTCGTGCTCACGGACCCGGCGGCCTCGGTGGGCGCGCTCTTTCCAGCTCACGGGCGCCACCTATGGGTGAGAGGCTCCCGTTTGCACCCCAGCCTCCTTGCACCGGGGACCGAGCTGCTGGGGAGCACACTACGAAATAGTGACTGGCTGCACCCTCCCAGCGCTGCGCACCTGGCCCCGTGGCCCCGGGGAGtcagtgtggtggtggtgggggagggggtgttcacAGCACAGGAGTCCCGGGTTTGACTCCACGTCGTCGTGTTGATTGTTTGGGCCCGGGAAGGTGGTGCAGGAAAAAGTAACCCCGCAGAGCGGTGTGCTCCGGCCGGGTACTGAACTgtgcagggggcggggtggggggggtgttcTTCCAGAATTTGAAAACATCACCTAACTGCACAAAGCATTCGCACACGTCACTGATGGAGGAGCTCCGACACCCGTCACCTTGGCTGTTCCCCTCTCCTCCGAATCGCTAACACAAACAGAAACCTCAGGCGGTTTGTGTCAGAATGGGGGCCTCGCCTCCCACTCTTGCAGGTGGTGCCGGCAGCCAGGAGAGCCAGCTGTCCGCGTGGAGTTCATGACGAACAGCATCCCGTGATCTCTTACTGTCGGCGGACTGTGTGCTGCATCCCCTTCACCTGTGCGGCGAGCTCGCACACTTGCGCAGACGCCCGATGTCTCCAGTGAGCTGCCCCCCACGTCTGCACACGtccctctcactccctctccaTAGCACTCCTTTGTGCTCCCACTGGCTGGTCCCTCCTGACCCTCCGATCTACAGTCCTCCAGCTAAGGGCCCAGCAGGTGGCCATCTCCATGACAGACAGTGCGTCCTCCTCAGCGGGCACCGTGCTCGTGGAGACGCATCACCCCCAGAGCCTTCTGGGCTCCTGAGGTCTGGGACACCACTGCCCAGGCTTTGTACCTAAGAGACTAGGATGCTGTTTGACCCTCAGGGACGGCCTGGAGGAAGCCCTCCCTCACCCCTGGCTGAAGGGACCGAAAGGCCCTCTGGCTAAGGATCTGCAGAGCCAGGCCGTGGACCCAGATCCTGTGACACCCAGCCCAGGCTCCCTCCCACAGCAGCTTCCAGAGACAGGGTGCCCTTGGCGGGGACGTGTCAGGTTTAGCTTCCACTCCCATTGGCCTGGGGTGGGCCACACACAG from Desmodus rotundus isolate HL8 chromosome 8, HLdesRot8A.1, whole genome shotgun sequence encodes:
- the LY6K gene encoding lymphocyte antigen 6K; translated protein: MLVFLALLLVMGLLRVETNLTVTGRQREMNCHVCEKENDFGCLNPRNCPANTEFCSTAAVRLFPRFFFVSKQCAKYCPVFASSAAAAESFVLEKPTPFIYVRCCRGPLCNTESPNVTEYREAGRAHEVQSGSAGLALFLALSSVSLGLRLS